One region of Nycticebus coucang isolate mNycCou1 chromosome Y, mNycCou1.pri, whole genome shotgun sequence genomic DNA includes:
- the LOC128579192 gene encoding non-histone chromosomal protein HMG-14-like, which translates to MPKRKVSSAEGAEKEEPKRRSARLSAKPAPVKVETKPKKAAARDKSSDKKVQPKGKRGAKGKQAKVANQETKEDLPAENGETKTEEDPAADEAGEKEAKSD; encoded by the coding sequence ATGCCCAAGAGGAAGGTCAGCTCTGCAGAAGGAGCCGAGAAGGAAGAGCCCAAGAGGAGGTCCGCGCGCTTGTCAGCTAAACCTGCTCCTGTGAAAGTGGAAACGAAGCCAAAAAAGGCAGCAGCAAGGGATAAATCTTCAGACAAAAAAGTGCAGccgaaagggaaaagaggagcaaagggaaagcaggccaaagtggctaaccaagaaactaaagaagatTTACCAGCAGaaaatggagaaactaaaactgaggAGGATCCAGCCGCTGatgaagcaggagagaaagaagccaagtctGATTAA